A genomic segment from Spinacia oleracea cultivar Varoflay chromosome 3, BTI_SOV_V1, whole genome shotgun sequence encodes:
- the LOC110786308 gene encoding uncharacterized protein, protein MGSCVSGKRTADKWECRTPKRTRISRWDEGDLALREAHPLCHHQDILITQIFTKLDWEGQAAVQMVCKQWRRWAKLRYRLPYHYPQGCYRAWLREWVIMDIIDNDGRDFHAWMDKDMTVYFDGFPLLFKEEE, encoded by the exons ATGGGTTCTTGCGTATCAGGAAAGAGGACTGCTGATAAGTGGGAATGTCGCACCCCCAAGAGAACAAGAATTTCCAGATGGGACGAAG GAGACCTTGCTTTAAGGGAGGCACACCCCCTTTGCCATCATCAAGACATCCTCATCACCCAGATCTTCACCAAGCTGGACTGGGAGGGGCAGGCTGCTGTGCAGATGGTATGCAAGCAGTGGCGTAGGTGGGCCAAGTTGCGGTACCGCCTCCCATACCACTACCCTCAAGGATGCTACCGCGCGTGGCTGCGGGAGTGGGTGATCATGGACATCATTGACAATGATGGCCGTGACTTCCACGCCTGGATGGACAAGGACATGACCGTCTACTTTGACGGCTTCCCCCTCCTTTTCAAGGAGGAGGAGTAG